In Microcoleus sp. AS-A8, one DNA window encodes the following:
- a CDS encoding inositol monophosphatase family protein, with protein sequence MTDFWTDILNFATETANRVGTQLMADFGQVQASEKLDGSLVTQSDNWADETIREAIASHFPSHGILSEEGQHVFPDTEWCWIIDPLDGTTNFARGIPIWGISLGLVYQGTPVFGYVHFPPIGQTFHGFLQGESGITGIENGAFLNGRPIHSSSDTVSNNHFFNLCSRSASLLQQALPCKIRMLGVASYNFLTIASGAALGGIEATPKIWDIAGAWVIVQAADGVWAPLDSQKIFPLIVGENYGQISLPTLVASSPEMVSVFQPVIHI encoded by the coding sequence TTGACTGATTTTTGGACAGACATTCTCAACTTTGCCACCGAGACGGCTAACCGTGTTGGCACTCAGCTCATGGCTGATTTTGGACAAGTGCAGGCATCAGAGAAGTTAGATGGTAGCTTAGTTACCCAATCGGATAACTGGGCGGATGAGACGATTCGGGAGGCGATCGCTTCTCATTTTCCCAGTCACGGGATTTTAAGTGAGGAAGGGCAACATGTTTTTCCGGATACTGAATGGTGCTGGATTATCGATCCCCTCGATGGCACCACAAACTTCGCCAGAGGCATTCCGATTTGGGGCATTTCCTTGGGGTTGGTATATCAAGGAACCCCTGTCTTTGGCTACGTTCATTTTCCTCCCATTGGGCAAACTTTTCATGGTTTTTTGCAGGGGGAATCGGGAATTACAGGTATAGAAAACGGTGCATTTCTGAATGGACGCCCTATCCACAGCAGCAGCGATACGGTTAGTAACAATCACTTTTTTAACCTTTGCTCCCGCAGTGCCTCATTATTGCAGCAAGCCCTGCCTTGTAAAATTCGCATGTTAGGTGTTGCCAGTTACAACTTCCTCACCATTGCCAGTGGTGCGGCTTTGGGAGGTATCGAAGCGACTCCCAAGATTTGGGATATTGCAGGGGCTTGGGTGATTGTACAAGCGGCGGACGGGGTTTGGGCACCCCTGGATTCTCAGAAAATTTTCCCCCTCATTGTTGGAGAGAATTACGGGCAGATATCACTTCCTACCCTCGTGGCGAGTAGTCCTGAAATGGTGAGTGTATTTCAACCAGTGATCCATATCTAG
- a CDS encoding response regulator yields the protein MGTILVVDDDLTQQLIVFKILKTIGLNVIFADDGLQALEQVQRFCPNLVLLDILLPKMNGYEVCRRLKSDQKTQNLPVIMCSNKKEDCDHYWGIKQGADAYLSKPCHPQELVNTVQYFLAEGMISEFVPASVSEAISISAGLARRGNW from the coding sequence ATGGGCACAATTTTAGTCGTGGATGATGATCTAACACAACAGTTAATCGTCTTTAAAATCCTTAAAACTATTGGGTTAAATGTTATTTTTGCTGATGATGGCCTACAAGCGCTGGAACAGGTGCAGCGTTTTTGTCCCAATCTAGTCCTTCTGGACATCCTTTTGCCGAAGATGAACGGCTACGAAGTCTGTAGGCGGCTTAAATCTGATCAAAAAACCCAGAACCTACCCGTGATCATGTGTTCTAACAAGAAAGAAGATTGTGATCATTACTGGGGAATTAAGCAAGGTGCCGATGCCTATCTTTCTAAGCCTTGCCATCCCCAAGAACTGGTGAATACCGTTCAGTATTTCTTAGCAGAGGGCATGATCAGTGAGTTTGTCCCCGCAAGCGTGAGTGAGGCAATCTCTATTTCTGCTGGACTGGCTAGAAGAGGGAATTGGTAA
- a CDS encoding ChaN family lipoprotein, translated as MRKRNIAKFCAWSLGILCLSTISACAQNTSTPHTPEQQQLNQQKIVQELVKADVVYLGETHDTPEDHQAQLKILQAVYREKLKNAKDATAPRLVIAMEMFQRPYQNILDQYIAGNITEEQLIEQSEYEERWGFPWEYYAPILRFARAHQLRVLALNTPTEVTRKVSRNGLESLTAAERRYIPPLSEIRTDNAEYRHMIQKSYEEHHQGGHGNSSSFERFFTAQVLWDETMAQAIAQFIKANPDEQVVVLAGQAHIVYGYGIPSRVARRLNNNQLVQRSVLLGVPQKRQSRTKKMMADYFWEH; from the coding sequence ATGAGAAAACGCAATATTGCCAAATTCTGTGCGTGGTCTTTGGGAATCCTCTGTCTGTCTACCATTTCAGCTTGTGCCCAAAACACATCAACTCCTCACACACCAGAACAGCAACAGCTAAATCAACAAAAAATAGTGCAGGAACTGGTAAAGGCAGATGTAGTGTACTTGGGAGAAACTCATGATACTCCAGAAGACCATCAAGCCCAACTAAAAATCCTGCAAGCCGTCTATCGAGAGAAACTGAAAAATGCCAAGGACGCGACTGCGCCTCGCCTCGTGATTGCGATGGAGATGTTTCAGCGACCCTATCAGAATATTCTCGATCAATACATCGCAGGGAACATCACAGAAGAACAGTTAATCGAGCAAAGCGAGTATGAAGAACGCTGGGGTTTTCCTTGGGAATACTATGCACCGATACTTCGCTTCGCTAGAGCTCATCAACTGCGCGTCTTAGCCTTAAACACACCGACAGAGGTAACACGTAAAGTTTCTCGTAATGGATTAGAGAGCCTAACCGCCGCTGAACGCAGGTATATTCCGCCGTTATCAGAAATTCGCACAGATAACGCCGAATATCGTCACATGATCCAAAAATCCTACGAAGAACATCATCAAGGTGGACATGGCAACAGTAGCAGCTTTGAACGATTTTTCACCGCGCAGGTGCTGTGGGATGAAACAATGGCACAAGCGATCGCCCAATTTATCAAAGCCAATCCAGATGAGCAAGTGGTCGTCTTAGCTGGGCAGGCTCATATTGTTTATGGCTACGGAATACCCAGTCGTGTTGCTCGACGCCTCAATAATAATCAATTAGTACAGCGTTCAGTCTTGTTGGGTGTTCCTCAAAAAAGGCAATCTAGAACAAAAAAAATGATGGCTGATTACTTTTGGGAACATTAG